DNA sequence from the Candidatus Methylomirabilota bacterium genome:
GAGCGAGAGGGCGAGGGTGAGGGCCAGAACCTTCAGCATCTCAACCAGACGCTACCACTACCCCCAGGGCTGTTCAAAAGCCCAGGAACTCCTTCAGGGCGGCGAGCACCGCGTCGGGATTGTCTTCATGCAGCGTGTGGACGGCCCGCGGGATCTCGACGAACTTCCCCCGGGGGAGCTGCTGGGCCATCCGCTCGGCGACCTCGCGGTCGAGAACCATGCTCTCCTCGCCGCGCAGCACCAGAGTCGGCACGGGAATCGTCTGCAGCACGCCCCACCAGTCGATGTCGAGCTGGGCTCGCTTCTCCTTGATGCTGGGATGCCAGCCCCACACCAGCTTGCCGTCGGGGCGCTGCTTGAGGCTGTGCGAGGCCACCCAGCGGAAATAGTGGATGCCGGGATGCGGGTTGCCTCGGTGCAGGTGCTGGGCGGCCTGCTCGATGCTCTCCCACGTCTCCGGCTCCGGAGGGCCGGGCGGCGCCTGGGCCATGCGCTTGCTGACCTCGGGCCCGATATCGACGATGACGAGCTTCTGCACGGCATCGGGCCGCTTGGAGGCGAAGTACATCGCATTGCGCCCGCCCATGGAGAGGCCGACCATCACGAATGATCGGAGGCTGAGCTCGTCCACCACGCCGGTCAGGTCATCGTAGGCCGCGATGGGATGGTAGATGTCCGCGGGATCGCTCTCGCCGTGCCCGCGCTGGTCCATGGCATAGACGTGGAAGTGAGGCTGGAGCGCGATGCTGAGAGTGTCCCAGGCATGGGCATGGCCCGTGAAGCCGTGCAGGAGCAGGAGCGGCGTGCGGCCCTCGCCGCCCCAGTCGAGAACGTGGAGCCGCAGATCGTTGACCGTGATGTAGCGGTCGATGGGGCGCAAGAGATTCATGGAAGCCTCCCGTGGATCATGCGTGCCATTCGCGCGGACCGTCGTCGGTGAAGCCGCACTGCTCGCATGGGCTGAAGTAGTGCATGGCCGGCGGCATGGCCACGGCAAGGCGAAGCGAAAGATCCTGGCCGACATTGCGGATGTGGTGCACGGTCCCTCGCGGCACCCACACGATGTCGTCCTTCTGGCCCTGCACGACGACACCGCCCGTCAGCTCCCACTCGAGAGTTCCCGCGAGCACCACCCACCATTCGTCGAACTCGCGATGCCAGTGGGGGCGATTGCCGCCGCCGGGCGCGCTCGCGATCAGGGTGACGAGGTTGCGCTCGTCGGCGATGATCCGCTTCGCCCACGGAGCGGGCCCCATCTTCGCGACCAGATCCGCCACGCGCGTGTGGAGCACGTTGGGCCAGGTCGAGTTGGCAGCGCTGGGCGGGCTCGGCCCGTCCGCCAGATGGCTAATTGAGATGGAGAATGGTGTTTCTGTAGTAGGCATCGATCCTCCTCTGAACTAGGACTGCCCCCTCACCCTGCCCTCTCCCCAGAGGGGAGAGGGATATGAGGAAGGAATCACGTTGAATCCCCTCTCCCCCAATGGGGGAGAACTTCTGGACCAGGACTACCCCTCACCCTGCCCTCTCCCCAGAGGGGAGAGGGATGTTTCAAGTAGGACACCTCTCTCCAAGGAGGGAGAGGATCTGTCGAATTGAAACCCTCTCCCCCAGTGGGGGAGAGGGCAGGGTGAGGGGGTCGGGACCCTCTCCGCCCCGAAGTATAGCCGGCCGCTATGCTCTCTTTCGCGAAGCCTTCGCGGGCCGGGATTTCGCGACGGCGGCGCCCTTGCCGCTCGCGTGCCAGCGCGCCACCTCCTCGCACGTGGTGAACCACACGCCGCGGGAGCGGCGCATGAAGGCCACGAGGTCCGCGAGGAGGGCGATCCGCGAGGCGCGCCCGCTCACGAAGGGATGGCAGGTCAGGACGAAGCAGCCGTTCTCCGCGTGCATCGCGGCGAACTCCTTGCTCCACATCTGCAGCACCCGGCCCGGGTCGGCGATGGCATTCGTGGACCCGTACACATGGCGGAAGAGCGGCGCGTCGTCCAGCAGCCACTGCACCGGCACCTCGACGAGCGGCCCGTCCTCGCTGTCGATCTCGTAGGGGATGTCATTGCCCATGAGCGAGGTGTCGTAGAGAAAGCCGTGACGCTTCAGGATGCCCGGGGTCCAGACATTCACGTCCCATGATGGCGAGCGGTAGCCGGCCGGCTTGACGCCGAGCTGATCGCGCAGGATGGCGAGCTGCTCCTGCATGATCCGCTCTTCCTGCGTGGCGTCGAGGAAGCCCACGGCCTCGTGGACATTCCCATGGGCGCCCACCTCGTGCCCCGCGTCGCGGATCCGCTTGGACGGGGCGAGGTGATTCTCGACCGTCCAGCCAGGAATAAAGAAGCTGGCGCGGAGCTTCAGCTTGTCGAGCAGGGCGAGAATCCGGTCCACCCCGACCCGGGGCCCGAAGCGACGCTCCTCGAGGTCGCCCAGGCTCCGCTTGGCCTTTTCCGGCTCGCGGAAGAGAAATCCCGACTCGGCGTCGAAGTCGAAGGACAGCACCACCGCGGATTGCTTGCCGTCCGGCCACCGATAGCGCATGCGGGCCTCCTTGGCGAGGGTGAGCGCCGGATCCTACCGCGAAGCTGGCCACCTCATCCCGAGACCCAGCCGCCGCTCGGGTGGAGTATCTGACCCGTGAGATAGCCGGCCTCGTCGGCGGCTAGAACCACCGCGCAGTAGGCGACATCCTCCACGCTGCCGAAGCGGCGCAGCGGCAGCTCGGCCAGCCGTCGCGACCGGTACTCCGGCGTCATGACGTCCTTGCTCATGTCGGTCTCGATCCCGCCGGGGGCGATGGCATTCACGGTGATCCCGTGGGCTCCCACCTCCGAGGCAAGGGCACGGGTGAGCGCCTCGATGGCGCCCTTGGTCGCGGCGTAGGCCGCGAAGCCGCCACCGCCGACCGCGCGCTGGGCGAGCTGCGTGGACAGATTGATGATGCGCCCGTAGCCGTTCTCGATCATCGACGGCAGTGCGTGACTCGTGCACAGAATGGTGCCGGTGACGTTGATGTCGAACATGCGCTGGTACGCGTCCACGGGCACCTGGAGGAGCGCGCCCCGCACCATGATGCCGGCGTTGTTGACGAGGATATCCAGGCGGCCGAATCGATCGAGCGTCGACTTGACGAGAGAGCGCGCATCGTCGTCGCGCGCCACGTCGCCCTGGAGGGCGATGGCCTCGGCGCCCAGCCGGCCGGCTTCCGCGACAGCCTCGTCGGCCTCCCGCCGGCTCGCCAGGTAGTTCACGGCCACCCGCGCCCCTTCGCGGGCGAAGGCCAGCGCGATGGCCCGCCCGAAGCCGCGGCTGGCGCCCGTGACGAGCGCGACGCGGCCGGCTAGCCGTCCCCCGCCCGTCACCGTGCCGCGCCGCTCGGGCCCTGCTCGAGCCAGAACCGCGCGAGCTCGACGGGGCGGGGCCACCACACGTCCTTCTTGCCGACGATTCTCTGGATGAGGCGCTCGACCATGCGCATGCGCGAGGGCCGGCCCACCACCTGGGGATGGCCGAGCCAGTTGAAGAAGCCGCCTTCCGCGTACATGCCCTCGAACTCCTCGGACCAGATCTCCCAGACGTCTTCCTGGCTCCAGATACCATTGCCCACCGGCGGCACCGAGCTGAACAGGAAGAAGGGCGCGTCGTTGTTGCACCAGGCGGTGGGAAACTCCACGAGCGGGCCGTGGGGCGTCTCGTGACAGTACGGCAGGTCCGTATCGAGGGCATTGCTGTGATAGACGAACCCGTGCTTCTTGAGCAGGTCCATGGTGTGCCGGCTCGGATCGGCGGAGGGCGCCCGCGCCCCGAGCGGCTTGGCGCCCAGGATCTTCTTGAAGATGTCCAGGCTCTTGACGAGCAGCTCCTCCTCCTCCTCGCGGTCCTTCATGAAGAAGGGCTTCTCGTGCAGGTAGCCGTGGTGCCCCACCTCGTGGCCCCGGCGCACGATGTCCTCGCAGAGCGCCGGATAGCGCTCGACGATCCATCCCGGAATGAAAAAGCAGGTCTTGACCCCGTACCGGTCCAGCAGCTCCAGGATGCGCGGCATGCCGGTCTTGGGACCATAGGCGCCCATCGACATGTGCAGCGGCCGCTCGGCGAGGGCGGGATCGCGGTGGATCCAGGGACTCTCGCCGTCGAGATCGAAGGTCATCATGATGGCGCAGCGGGCGCCCTCGGGCCACTGCACGGGCTGGGTCATGGAGCAGAAGAATAGACCAGAGGAGCGATGACCGCAAACATGGCAACGCGGCGCGCGAGCTACTCGGCGAGTCTGACGGTCACGCGCACGGGATCGGGCAGTCGGGATCGCCCGGCCTCGATCTGCCACGAGCCGATGCGGGTCAGGCCTTCGGCGAACTTGCCATAGCTGGGATTCGGGATCACCGCCTCGATCACCGTGATCTTCTCGCCGCGCTGCCGGCTCACCGTGGTCCCCCCCGCCTTCGCGAGCAAGGCCGCGAGGTCGCGCTCCGCGCCGCTCCGGCTCTTGACTCGAAGTTTCCCGACCACGTCGAGTGACGGGCGCGCGTCACCGGGGGCGGGAGGCGTGGACGCGGACACCGTCCCGACCGGATTGTCCCTTCGCGGAGCCGGGGCGGCGGCGACCTTGTCCTGCTTGGCGCTTCCATTCTTCGCCTTGGGCGACGGCGACTCGCCCCGCTCGGACTTGCCCGCATCCGGCTTCTCGACACGACTCGCACGGGTGTCACGAACCGGCGGGGAGGGAGCGCGACGGGGTGTGACAGACTCCGGGGGCGAGGCTGAGGTCTTCGCCCGCGCGGGGGGAGCAGTGACCCTCGCTGGCATCTCCGGCGTTGGCCGCTCTGGTGCTGGTGGCGCGGGGGGCGGGTGCAGCGCGGGCGGCGCCGGCACTACCGTGACGGGCGCAGTTACTGGAGGAATCTCAGGTCGCGTCGCCGGCTCGGTGGAGGCCATACGCTTCGGGGGCGTGGCGTCGCCGCTCGAAGGAGCGGAAGGCACCCAGCGACGGACCGCAAGATCCAGATCGGCTCGGTACGTGAAGAGTCCGACGGCACCGAGCGAGACCAGGAGCACGGTGGCGGTCAGACGAAGATGTCTGGCCTGGACGGGAAGGAAGATACGTCGGTGGTCCCAGACGAGAATGGCAAGTCCACAGGCCATCAAGAGCATATGGCGGGCGCTCTGGAGCACTCTCCGGGCAATTCCGATCATCTTCCGGCTACCCTCGAGGGCCTTGTGGGCAACCCCGAGCGCCTGCCTCGCAGCCCGGAGCGCCCTCCCGCCGCCATCGAGAGCGGCCTTCCCCACAACCTCGAGTGATCTCCCGATGATATTGAGCGCCGACGGGACACGGCGGAAGATCAGACGGAGTGATGACCCCGCGCGGCGGACCGGGCCAGCAATGTCGATGCGCCGAACGGCCGCGAGGACGTTTGCCGCGCGAGCCACACCGGGACGGGACCGCCAAGGGATCCTTTCCCGGGCGTGCACGCTGCGGCGCGGAGAGGGCTCGTCCCGTGCACGTAGCATCTCGAGCGTCTTACCGATGAGAACCGGTCGGGGTCGCGCGCGCCGGATGACCCGGTTGCGAGGGAAAAGCCGCTGGCGGAGCCGGTCCACCAGATCATTCGGACGCAAGCGGTCGAGCGCCTTGCTGAAGAAGTCGAGCTTGAAATTTGATCGCCACGCGACGGGGTGAGGCCGTTCAGTGAGACGAAGACCCTCGAGCTCTTGCTGACAAGCCGCGCACTCGCGCAGATGCGCTTCCAGCGGGACTCGCTCCGTGAGCCCGATGTGCGCGTCGAGGAGCGCCGAGAATTGCTCGCGAGCGTCCTGGCAGTTCATGACTAGGGGCACCCCCAACCCTCCTACTAGCTGGATGATACTTGAGACGGCCCCCCGGGGAAGCAATCTGAGAAGCCATGCTAGACTCCCTCATCTCCGCCCTTGCTGGGATCGCCCACGAGAGGAGCGCCCGCCGTGCCAAAGAATGTCATCCGCGTAGGCAATGTCGAGATCATGTCGCTGTCGGACGGCATGCTCGAGTTCGATCTCTGTAATTTCTTCCCGACCATTCCCGAGGACAACTGGCAGGGCCATGAGTCCGACCTGACCGAGGAGCACAAGGTCCGCTTCAACCTCGGCTCCTTTCTGATCCGCTCGCAAGGACGGACCATCCTCGTCGACACGGGCCTCGGGCCCAAGCCGGCGGACGCGCCCGATGTCCCGTGGGGTCAGCTCATGCGTGACTTTCAGGACAATGGCGTGCGCCCGGACGAGGTGGACATGGTCGTGCTGACCCACCTCCACCGCGACCACGTCGGCTGGAACCTGATGCCGCAGGGCGAGCGATACGTCCCGACTTTCCCGAATGCGCGCTACTGGATGAGCACGAAGGATTGGGAGGTGTGCCACGAGCCGGAAGTCCAGCCGCAGCGCTTTCCCAATGCCCCCACCTGCGTCTGGCCCCTGGCCGACCTCGGTCTGATCGAGCTGATGGATGGGGAGCACAGCATCACGCCCGAGCTGACCGCGCTGCCCACCCCTGGTCACACGCCGGGGCACATGAGCATCCTGATCACCTCGCAAGGCGAGCGCGCGCTCGTCCTGGGAGACGCCGCCCACAACCCGGTGCAGCTCCACGAGACGGACTGGGTCTCGCGGGCCGACATGGATCCCGAGCTGACGCGCCATACGCGACGGGTCCTCATGGAACGCCTGGAGCGCGAAGAGATCATCGTGGCGGCCGGACACTTCAAGGCGCCCGGCTTCGGCAAGGTGATACGCCTCCAGGGCCGCCGCTACTGGCAAGTCCTCTAGGCTGGCGGATTCGCGAGGCAACGCCACCCTGGTCTACTCAGCCCTCGCCTCAGGGCTTCGCCCTTCAGCTCGAACTGCGGCCCTCTCCCTCTCCGAGGGAGAGGGATCCATTTTCATCCCTCGCCCCCAGAGGGGGAGAGGGCAGGGTGAGGGGGAGGCCAGAATGCGGCACGCGCGCCCATGAAAGGTTCGGTCTGAGATCTTGACGATGACGACGAGACGGGCCGCCCTGGGAAGGATCATCACGTTCTGCCTGGCCGCCGTCGGCTGTCGCGCGGGGGTGGAGGGCTCGCGCGCGAACGAAGGGCGCGATGTGTTGGTGATCGCGGGCGCCCGGATCTATCCCTCCCCCTCCGAGCCGCCGATCTCGAATGGGACGGTGGTCGCCAGCGATGGCCTCATCACCTCGGTGGGCCCTCGCGATCGCGTCCGCGTCCCCGCGCGGGCCACGGTGCTCGACGGCGCCGGGCTCACCGTCACCGCCGGCTTCTGCAATGCGCACGTGCACTTCACGGAAGCCAGGTGGCAGGCCGCCGATTCCGCGTCCGCGCCAGAGCTGACCGCCTCGCTCCGCGCGATGCTGACCCGCTGGGGAGTGGTCCGCGTGGTTGACACCGGCTCGCCGTTCGCCAATACGCTGGCCCTGCGGCGAAGGATCGAGAGCGGGGAGATCGCCGGCCCGCACATCACGCTCGCCAGCGGCAGCTTCGTCCCCGTCGGCGGCAGCCCCTATTACGTGCTGCCCACACGCCTGCCCGAGCTGGCCAACCCCGAACAGGCCAGGCAAGCTGTCGAGGGTCTCCTGGACATCGGAGGCATCGAGGCGGTCAAGCTCTTCACGGGCTCCTGGGCGAGTCGCGAATCCATCGTGGTAATGCCCGTCGATATCGTCCGGGCCGCCGCGGAGGCGGCGCATCGGCGCGGGAAGCTGGTCTTCTCTCACCCCTCCAACAGCGCGGGGGCGCGGGCGGCGCTCGAGGGCAGCGTCGACGTGCTCGCCCACACCTTCCCATCGGGTCCGGACTGGGACCGTACGCTGCCGCGCCGGATGCGCGAGGCCAACATGGCTTTGATACCCACGCTCAAGCTCTGGCCCTGGGAGCTGGGGCGGCTCGGCGTCCCTGCGGCGGGCCTCGAGCGGGTCCAGGGCAATGCCCAGGCCCAGCTCCGCGCCTTCATGGAGGCGGGCGGGCAGCTTCTCTTCGGCACCGATGTCGGCTACATGACCGACTACGATCCCACCGACGAATACCTCTTGCTGGAGCGCGCCGGACTCTCGTTCCCCGATGTTCTGTCAGCTCTGACCACGGCGCCCGCCCGGCGCCTGGCCACGGAACGCGGGGCGGGGCTCGTGGCGGTCGGGAGCCCGGCCGATCTCGTCGTGCTCGAGCGAGATCCGGCCACCGATATCCGGGCTCTCGCTGATGTGCGATACACGATCCGGCGGGGACGCGTGATCTACGAGCGAGGGCGATAGGGCCCGCACCCCGCGGCGTGGCCCGCCCCACCGGGCTCGAGCCTGCCACCAATCCCCTCGCCCTCTTCCAGCTCCGCTGATAGACTCCCTGCCAGCCAAAAAGGCGTCTGCCCATGAGGGCGGGAGGGATCGATGAAGCGACAGCTCATCACGCTGCTGGTAGGCATCGTCATAGGAGTGTTGATCATGCTCGGCTGGAACTACAGGTCCCGCGAGGACGTGGGCGCGCAAGCGTACCGGACCTGCTTCAGCCTCCTTCACGCGGCCAACGAAGCGTATCGCCACGTGGGAGAGGTCGACCCTCGCCGCGAATGGGAGCTGCTCGCCGCCTGTCTGTACGCCAAGGCCGGGGTGAGATGATGACACGTCACGCATCAGGATCTCCCCAGGGGACATTCATGAAGACAACGATTGGCATGAAGACAACGCTGGGTATGAAGACAACGCTGGGCCTGGTCGGCACATTGCTGCTGGCTTCCGCTTCCTCCGCGGGCGCCGACGAGGCGGAACACCTCGCCATGGCGCGCGTGCGTCTGACCACGGAGGCTTCCGTGGCCAGAGGCTGCACGCGCATCGGTCAGGTGAGCGACGATTCGGTCAAGGACCTGCGGAGGAAGATCGTGAGGGCGGGGGGCGACGTGGGCGTCCTGTCGTTCAGCACGGACAACATGGAGAATATTCTCGCCCAGGTCTACCGGTGTCCCGCCCCCGGCAGCGCGGCACCAAGGCCGGCCCCGCCCACGGCCGCCCCTCCCCCGCCACCGCCGCCTCCGCCCAAGCCCCCTCGCTAAGGGGGCTAGGAGTCTGTCCAAGCAGTTCCCCTGCCCTCGCGAGCAGGAGAGTTCCGCTTCGAGCGCCGGCTCTGCCGGCGTCGTTCTCAGATTGCTCGCCTCGGACGGCAGGGCCCCGACCCCGCGACGTCCTGCGGCTCGCACTGCGTCGGGGGGGAGGCTTCGGAAGGGGGCGGAGCCCCCCTCCGAGTTACCTAGCCCTTGAGGCCGCTCACCCGGGTGCCCTCGATGATGCGACGGTTGGCCAGGAGGAAGACGACGAGCAGGGGCAGGGCGCTGAGGGTGGCCCCGGCCATGATGGGGCCGTACGACTCGGAGCTGTAGGCGCCCCGCAGGAGGGCGAGGGCGACGGGCAACGGAAACATCTCGGGCTTGTTCACCGCGATGAGGGGCCAGAGGAAATCGTTCCACGCCGATCGAAACGCGAAGATGGCCAGGGCCCCCAGCGCGGGCTGAGAGAGCGGCAGGAGGATGCGCGTGAAGATGCGCCAGGGACCGGCGCCGTCGATCCGCGCCGCGTCCTCGAGCTCGGCGGGCATGGTCAGGAAGAACTGACGGAGCAGGAATACCCCGAAGGCGAAGGTCATGGCGGCTTCCGGCACGATGAGGCCCTGATAGGTGCTCAGCCATCCGAGGCGCTGGGTCAGGATGTACTGAGGCACCAGCACCACGGCATTGGGGATCATCAGGCTACCCACGAGGACGGCGAAGATCAGATTGCGGCCCCGGAAGCGCATCCGCGCCAGGGGGTAGGCGGCCATGGCGCTCGTGAGGACGACCAGGATCACCGCCCCCACCGAGACGATCGCGCTGTTGAGGAATGCGCGGCCGATCCGCGCCGTCCGCGAGCTGCTGAACAAGACCTCGCCGTAGTGCACGAGGGTGGCGGGCCAGGGAATCCATTCGGGGGGCACCCTGATGATGTTCTCGGTCAGCTTGAGCGAGGTCACGAGGACCCAGACGGCGGGCAGGAGCCACAGGATGGCGCCCGAGACCATCAGCACGCTCAGCCACATCCCGGAGCGTCTGAACGCGGAGGACATCACGACCTGGCCAGGCCCATGGGATCAGTACTGCGTGTGCCCGCGCAGGAGCCGGAACTGAAGCAGGGAGAAGACGAGAATCAGGGCGAAGAGCACCCAGGCCATGGCCGAGGCGGAGCCGAAGTGGAAGAAGTTCTGGAAGGCCGTCTCGTACAGGTGCTGCACCACCGTCCGCGTGGCATCCCCCGGCCCCCCCTGGGTCAGGATGAACACCTGCCCGAAGATCTGGAACGAGCCGATGACGTGGGTGACGAAGACGAAGAGGAAGACCGGACGGAGCAGCGGCAGCGTGATGGCCCAGAAGGCCCGCCCCCCACCCGCGCCGTCGAGGGCCGCGGCCTCGTAGAGCTCGCGGGGTATGTCTTGAAGTCCGGCCAGGTAGATCACGAGGTAGTAGCCCGTCACCCACCAGACCGACGTCACGATGATGGCCCACATGGCGGTGGTGGGATCCGCCAGCCAGGAGCGGACGGGGAGCCCGAGCGCCTTCAGGTAGTAGTTGAAGGGCCCTACCACCGGATCGAGGAGCCAGAGCCAGGTGAGCCCCACCGTGACCACGGACAGGGTGAAGGGAAAGAAGAACGCGCTCCGGAGAAATGTTCGAAGGGCGACCCCGCGGTTGAGCGCGACGGCGAGCAGGAGCGGAATGGCCAGGATGGGCAGCGTGCTCGCCATGGCGTAGAACGCGGTATTCACGAGGCTCACGTGGAAGCGCGTGTCCTCGAGGAGCTTGTCGTAGTTCGCGAGCCCGACGAACGCGTATTGCGCGCGGCCGAGCCGGGCATTCGTGAAGGAAAGGCGCAGGCCGTCGAGCAGCGGGTACACGCGGAAGGCCACGAACAGGGCGAGCCCCGGCGCCAGGAACAAATACGGGGTCAGCGCGCCCCTGCGGAGCCACGGACGCCGTCGCGAGCTCACACGTCTCCCCTTACCTCGGCCACGCGTGAAGACCGCGCCACCCTGGTCTACTCAGCCCTCGCCTCAGGGCTTCGCCCTTCGGCTCGAACTGCGGAGCCATTTTGAATCCCTCGCCCCCGGAAGTTGCCCCCTCACCCTGCCCTCTCCCCCGATGGGGGAGAGGGATCAAAGAGTCCTCTCCTCATCCCTCGCCCCTGCAGGGGGAGAAGATCAAACAGTCCTCTCCTCATATCCCTCGCCCCCGCAGGGGGAGAGGGCAGGGTGAGGGGGATCTCCGGAACGCCGGACAGGCGCTGGTGAATCGTCCAGGCTAATCGGGTAAAGCGTTGATCTGACGGGTCAGATCCTGCATGGCCGCGGCCGCCGGCTTCTGGCCGATGTAGACGCTCTCGATCACGGGACGCGTGAGGTTCTCGGCGGCCACCCACTTCGGAGTCGGCTGTCCGCCCTGCCAGTTCGGCGCCTGGGCCAGCAGGGTGCGGAGGACCGGATCACCCGTGATGCGTGGGTCCGAATGCGGCTTCCGCAGGGCCGAGACCTGGCCGGCCTTGAGCGTCCACTCCGCCACGTGATCGCTGATCCAGCGCATGTACGCCCACGCCGCCTCGCGCTTGGCCGCATCGACCGCCGTGGGTTTGGGGAACGTGAACTGGTGGGGCATCGACCAGACCACCGGCTGCTTGAAGAGTCTGGGCACCGGACTGACCGCGAAGTCGACCTTGGCCTCGCGAAGACCGGTGAAGTTCCACGAGCCGGCGATCCAGATGCCGAGCTTGCCCGCGATGAAGGCGTCCCGACAACTGGCATTGGCGGGCAGCGCGATCTTGTGCTGGGCATGGATGGCGCCCCAGAACTCGGCGACCTCGATGGCCGCCGGCTCCGCCAGCGCCGAGCGCTTGAGATCGGACGCGTAGACATTGGCGCCGTTCTGCCAGAGGAGGTTCTGGAAGCCCCACGTGTACTTCCCCGGGTTCACGGTGCCGATGGAGAACCCGAAGGTGTCGCCCTTGGTGATCTGCTTGGCCATGGCCAGGAGCTCGACGCGGCTCGCGGGGATCTTCGGTTTGCCGTCGGAACCCACGAGCCCAGCATCGCGCATGACCTTGACGTTGAGGTAGAGAAGATGCTGGGGGACGTCGAGAGGCAGCGCGTAGCGCTTGCCCTGGTAGAGGCCGCCCTGCCACGTCGAGGGAAGGTAGTCCTCGCCACGGAATCCCTTGGTGGTGGCCCTCGCCTCGTCGATCGCTTCCAGCACGCTGTCGCTGGCGAAATGCGGGACCTCGATGGTGTGGATCAAGGCGAGGTCGGGACCCTGGCCGGAGGGGACCGCCACCTGGAGCTTGGCGTAGAGATCCGCCCACGGGATGCGCTGCTGCTCGATGCGAATGCCCGTGTCGCGGGTGAACTGGTCGTTCAGCTCGTCCATGACCTTGCCATCGGCGCCCGTGAGCCCGTTCCAGTAGCTGATGGTCGGCTTCGCCTGGGCGGAGGCGCGGTGCGTGATCACGGGAAGCGAGGCGGTGGCGCCGGCGGCGGCACGAAGGAATGCGCGACGGTCGACCTTGCTCAGGGCCCGGTCCATGGCTCCTCCTCTCTGAGGAACGGTGCGCGCTTCACGATCACGGCGCACCGTGGAACACGACAGCGGCGCCTCCGATCGAGGCCGCTGCGACTATAGCCAGCGTCTCCATCCCCGTCAACTTGGTCCACTGAGGTCACGGCGCGCGGGCCACTTCTCGCTCTCATCCCTCTCCCCCACCGGGGGAGAGGGCCGCAGTTCGAGCTG
Encoded proteins:
- a CDS encoding alpha/beta hydrolase, with translation MNLLRPIDRYITVNDLRLHVLDWGGEGRTPLLLLHGFTGHAHAWDTLSIALQPHFHVYAMDQRGHGESDPADIYHPIAAYDDLTGVVDELSLRSFVMVGLSMGGRNAMYFASKRPDAVQKLVIVDIGPEVSKRMAQAPPGPPEPETWESIEQAAQHLHRGNPHPGIHYFRWVASHSLKQRPDGKLVWGWHPSIKEKRAQLDIDWWGVLQTIPVPTLVLRGEESMVLDREVAERMAQQLPRGKFVEIPRAVHTLHEDNPDAVLAALKEFLGF
- a CDS encoding cupin domain-containing protein — protein: MPTTETPFSISISHLADGPSPPSAANSTWPNVLHTRVADLVAKMGPAPWAKRIIADERNLVTLIASAPGGGNRPHWHREFDEWWVVLAGTLEWELTGGVVVQGQKDDIVWVPRGTVHHIRNVGQDLSLRLAVAMPPAMHYFSPCEQCGFTDDGPREWHA
- a CDS encoding polysaccharide deacetylase, yielding MRYRWPDGKQSAVVLSFDFDAESGFLFREPEKAKRSLGDLEERRFGPRVGVDRILALLDKLKLRASFFIPGWTVENHLAPSKRIRDAGHEVGAHGNVHEAVGFLDATQEERIMQEQLAILRDQLGVKPAGYRSPSWDVNVWTPGILKRHGFLYDTSLMGNDIPYEIDSEDGPLVEVPVQWLLDDAPLFRHVYGSTNAIADPGRVLQMWSKEFAAMHAENGCFVLTCHPFVSGRASRIALLADLVAFMRRSRGVWFTTCEEVARWHASGKGAAVAKSRPAKASRKRA
- a CDS encoding glucose 1-dehydrogenase, with protein sequence MTGGGRLAGRVALVTGASRGFGRAIALAFAREGARVAVNYLASRREADEAVAEAGRLGAEAIALQGDVARDDDARSLVKSTLDRFGRLDILVNNAGIMVRGALLQVPVDAYQRMFDINVTGTILCTSHALPSMIENGYGRIINLSTQLAQRAVGGGGFAAYAATKGAIEALTRALASEVGAHGITVNAIAPGGIETDMSKDVMTPEYRSRRLAELPLRRFGSVEDVAYCAVVLAADEAGYLTGQILHPSGGWVSG
- a CDS encoding polysaccharide deacetylase, whose product is MTQPVQWPEGARCAIMMTFDLDGESPWIHRDPALAERPLHMSMGAYGPKTGMPRILELLDRYGVKTCFFIPGWIVERYPALCEDIVRRGHEVGHHGYLHEKPFFMKDREEEEELLVKSLDIFKKILGAKPLGARAPSADPSRHTMDLLKKHGFVYHSNALDTDLPYCHETPHGPLVEFPTAWCNNDAPFFLFSSVPPVGNGIWSQEDVWEIWSEEFEGMYAEGGFFNWLGHPQVVGRPSRMRMVERLIQRIVGKKDVWWPRPVELARFWLEQGPSGAAR
- a CDS encoding MBL fold metallo-hydrolase is translated as MPKNVIRVGNVEIMSLSDGMLEFDLCNFFPTIPEDNWQGHESDLTEEHKVRFNLGSFLIRSQGRTILVDTGLGPKPADAPDVPWGQLMRDFQDNGVRPDEVDMVVLTHLHRDHVGWNLMPQGERYVPTFPNARYWMSTKDWEVCHEPEVQPQRFPNAPTCVWPLADLGLIELMDGEHSITPELTALPTPGHTPGHMSILITSQGERALVLGDAAHNPVQLHETDWVSRADMDPELTRHTRRVLMERLEREEIIVAAGHFKAPGFGKVIRLQGRRYWQVL
- a CDS encoding amidohydrolase family protein, with translation MTTRRAALGRIITFCLAAVGCRAGVEGSRANEGRDVLVIAGARIYPSPSEPPISNGTVVASDGLITSVGPRDRVRVPARATVLDGAGLTVTAGFCNAHVHFTEARWQAADSASAPELTASLRAMLTRWGVVRVVDTGSPFANTLALRRRIESGEIAGPHITLASGSFVPVGGSPYYVLPTRLPELANPEQARQAVEGLLDIGGIEAVKLFTGSWASRESIVVMPVDIVRAAAEAAHRRGKLVFSHPSNSAGARAALEGSVDVLAHTFPSGPDWDRTLPRRMREANMALIPTLKLWPWELGRLGVPAAGLERVQGNAQAQLRAFMEAGGQLLFGTDVGYMTDYDPTDEYLLLERAGLSFPDVLSALTTAPARRLATERGAGLVAVGSPADLVVLERDPATDIRALADVRYTIRRGRVIYERGR
- a CDS encoding carbohydrate ABC transporter permease; amino-acid sequence: MVSGAILWLLPAVWVLVTSLKLTENIIRVPPEWIPWPATLVHYGEVLFSSSRTARIGRAFLNSAIVSVGAVILVVLTSAMAAYPLARMRFRGRNLIFAVLVGSLMIPNAVVLVPQYILTQRLGWLSTYQGLIVPEAAMTFAFGVFLLRQFFLTMPAELEDAARIDGAGPWRIFTRILLPLSQPALGALAIFAFRSAWNDFLWPLIAVNKPEMFPLPVALALLRGAYSSESYGPIMAGATLSALPLLVVFLLANRRIIEGTRVSGLKG
- a CDS encoding sugar ABC transporter permease — its product is MSSRRRPWLRRGALTPYLFLAPGLALFVAFRVYPLLDGLRLSFTNARLGRAQYAFVGLANYDKLLEDTRFHVSLVNTAFYAMASTLPILAIPLLLAVALNRGVALRTFLRSAFFFPFTLSVVTVGLTWLWLLDPVVGPFNYYLKALGLPVRSWLADPTTAMWAIIVTSVWWVTGYYLVIYLAGLQDIPRELYEAAALDGAGGGRAFWAITLPLLRPVFLFVFVTHVIGSFQIFGQVFILTQGGPGDATRTVVQHLYETAFQNFFHFGSASAMAWVLFALILVFSLLQFRLLRGHTQY